GCCCCGGGCCCGTCACAGGAGGCCGAGTTTTTCCTGGACGACCTGGGCGAGGGCCGTCGCGCCGAGGAACGAACCCCCGGAGTAGGCGACGGCCTCCAGGCCGGTCGCCTCCAGGTGGCGGCTGAGGGTGAAGGCGGAGACGGCGGCGACGAGGCCGCACAGGAGCGCGATGGTGAGGGCCATGACCTTGACGGTCCGGCTCGGGCCGGGAGGCGTGGACGTCGGCGGGGTGGTGGCCATGAGGGGTGATCCGTCCTTCTCGTCGCGGGGACTGTCTCGGAGCGCGGGCCTCGTGGCGCTCCTGCGCAAGGCCGGAGCGCCACGACGACAACGCTAGGGACGGCCCGGCCGGCCGGACAGCCGTCTGGGGGTCCATGGACGCGGGTCCATGGACGGGGGGCCATGGACGGGGGGGATGGACGGCGAGGGGATGGACACAGAGGGGATACCGCACCCCCGTCCCGTGCTGCCACGGTGGAGCCATGAACCCGCCCACCGCTCCACAAGCCGCTCCCCCGGAGAGCGCACACGATCGGACCCGCCGCATGCTCGTACGTGCCCTCGCCGCGCTGAGGGGTGCCCAGTTCCTGCTCGGGCTGGTCGTCCTGCCGCTCCGGGGGCTTCCCGAGCGCCACACCGGCATCATCGTCGGCGGCTACGCGCTGGCCGCGGTCTCCGCCGCGGTGATGTTCACCCTCGGCATCCGCCGCCGTACGCTGTCGCCGCGCTGGATCGCGGCCGACGTGGTGCTGGCCGTCCTGTACGCGGTCGTGGTGAGCCGGAGCTACCCGCCGGCCGACGCGGCCTCGATCGGGAACTGGGTGATCCCGCCGCTGTGCGGAGTCGTCGTCACGGCGGCCATCTACGGCGGCCGGTACCGGATACCGGCGGTCGCCGTCGTCGTCGCCTCCTGGGTGGTGGGCGCGTGGCCGGCGCTGGCGACCCCCAGCGGTCAGGAACTCATCTCGAACACCACCATGATGACCGTCTTCGCGGGGGTCGCCGGGCTGACCGGCAGCCTCCTGCTGCACGCGGCGCAGGACGCGGACTCCGCCACCGCCCGCGCGGTCGCGGCCGAGCACCAGGCCGCCCGGGCGGAAGAACGGGCGGAACAGGCCCTGGACTTCCACGACTCCGTCCAGGTGACCCTCGACGTGATCGCGGCGGGCACCTACCCGGCGGCGAAGAACCAGTGGCTGGCCCAGCGCGAAGCCGACTACCTGCGGGTGCTGACCACGAGCCGCAAGCACGGGGACCGCGCGGAACTCGCCACCGCGCTGGCCCGCATGATCCGCGACCACCCCGCCCAGGAGCTGATCGGCGGCGGCGTGGAGACGAGGATCGACGTCCTGCCGACGGCCATGGGCCCGGAGGTGGTGGAAGCCTTCGTCAAGGGAGCGCGCGAAGCCCTGAACAACGCCGTCAAGTACGCGCGGACGGACGAGATCTGCGTGACGGCGGCGGCCGACGGACGGGGCGGGGCGCGCGTCGCCGTCATCGACCAGGGCATCGGCTTCGACCCGGCGAGCCGGCCACCGGGGCTCGGCACCACGTACTCGATCAAGCGCATCGTGGACCTCGGCGGTGAGGTCGTCATCGACAGCGCGCCCGGCGAAGGAACCACCGTGGAGCTGACATGGACCCCCTGATCACCATCGGAGCCATCGACGACGACCTGATGGGCCTGGAGGGCAAGGCCCTGTGGTTCGAGGTCAAGAGCAACGTGCGCGTCCTGGTCACGGCCGCCTCGGTCGCCGAGTTCCTGGCCGCGGACCCGCCGCCGGGGATCGTCACCCTCGACCTGAACCTGGGCAACGGCACGCTGCCGGCCGACAACGTCCGCGCCCTCGTCGGGGCCGGCCACAAGGTCGTCATCGTGACCGTGGTGCCGGAGAAGAGGTGGATCATCGAGACCACCGAGGCGGGTGCGTCGGCCTACCTGACCAGCCGGGCCTGCAACCTGGGCAAGCTCGTCGACGTCATCCGGGCCCTCGACCGCGGCGAACTCCCGACGACCGCCGAACACGCCTTCTGGCTGGCCCAGGACGACCGCCCCGACAAGCCCCGGCTGACGCCCACGGAGAGCCAGGTGCTGCGCCTGGTCGGAGACGGGATCAAACAGGAGTCGGTCGGACGCCGGCTGGGCATGGCCCGCAGCACGGTGGCCACCCACCTCACCAACATCCGCGGAAAGTACGGCGATTCGGGCCTTCCGTACGCCGGGGCCGCCGACTACCGCGACTGGGCGAAGCAGCAGGAGCTCGACCGGGACCGCCACGATCCGGCCAAGGGCCAGGCACCGGCCCCGGACGTCGAACCCTGAGTCGTGGCGGCAGCCGTCGTCGGGGCGGCCGGGTCCCCGAAGGCCTGGGCGGCCAGGTCCGCGCCGTCGACGTGGACCTACGGCATCCGCGATACGGGCGCTTCGGCCGCCTTCCCGATCGGCGCGCCCGGGTACACGTTCGACGACCTGCTCGGGGACGCCCTCGGCGTCCCCGACGCGTACGGCCTCCCGGCCGCCCACGTCGTCGGGGTCTCCATGGGCGGCTGGCTCGCCCAGCGCCTCGCCGGGAGCGCGGTCGACCGCAGTGCCGACCCGGCCGCGGCCTCCGACCACCGGCTGATCGAAGGCGGCGACCCGGTCCGCGACCGCCTCGGCGGGATCACCGCGCCCACGCTCGTCCCGCACGGCACCGCCGGTCCGCTCTTGCCGTACGGCCAGGCCGAGGCGCCGGCCCGCGAGATACCCGGTGTGACCCTGGTCCCGCCGCCGGGCATGGGCCACCGGATGCCGCCGCCCGAGACCTGGGACACGGTCCTGCCCGCCCTCGTCGCGCACACCGGTGCGAGGCGCGGGACGAGGGCGGGCGGCGCTCAGCGCGCCGGGTAGTCCGTGTAGCCGCGGGCGTCGCCGCCGAAGAAGGTGGCCGGGTCCGGGGTGTTGTACGGGCCCTCGGTGCGCAGGCGGTCCGGCAGGTCCGGGTTGGCGAGGAAGAGGGCGCCGAAGGCGAGGAGGTCGGCGGTGCCGTCCTCGATGAGCGTGAGCGCGCGGTGGTCCGTGGGCCCCTCGGTCGCCGGGTTCAGGACGAACGGGCCGTCGAAGCGCTTGCGCAGCGAGAGCGTGGTCTCGCGGGCCTCCGGTCCGAACTCGGTGACGTGCAGGTACGCCAGTCCCAGCCCGTCGATCTCCTTGACCAGGGCCTCGTACACGGGTCGCGGGTCGGGCTCGGAGATGCCGTTGTACGGGTTGCCGGGGGAGACGCGCAGGCCGGTGCGCTCGGCGCCGATCGCGGCGGCGACCGCCTTGACCGTCTCCACCGCGAAGCGGATGCGGTTCTCGGTCGGGCCGCCCCATTCGTCGGTGCGCAGGTTCGTGGCCGGGGCCAGGAACTGGTGGATCAGGTAGCCGTTGGCCCCGTGCAGCTCGACGCCGTCGAAGCCCGCCTCCACCGCATTGCGCGCGGCCTGGGCGAAGTCGGTGATGGTCGCGCGGATCTCGTCGTCGGTGAGCTCGTGCGGGGTCACGAAGTCCTTGAGGCCGTCACCGGCGAACAGCTGTCCGGGTGCGGCGACCGGGGACGGGGCCACGGGGACGAGCCCGTCCGGCAGCAGCGACGGGTGGCCTATGCGGCCGGAGTGCATGAGCTGCGCGAAGATCCGGCCGCCGGCCGCGTGCACCGAATCCGTGACCTGGCGCCAGGCCGCCACCTGCTCGGCGCTGTGCAGGCCGGGGGTGAAGGGGTAGCCCTGCCCGACGACCGAGGGCTGGACGCCCTCGGTGACGATCAGTCCGGCGGTGGCGCGCTGCGTGTAGTACTCGGCGACCAGAGCGGTCGCGAGGCCGCCCTCGGTGGCGCGGCTGCGCGTCATCGGGGCCAGGACGATGCGGTTGGCAAGGGTGGAGCCGGCGACGTGAACCGGTTCGAAAGCGCTGGTCATATTCGCCCCACAGAAATTAGTTGGTCGGCCAATCGATGGCTGCGCAATGCAGCGTACCCCAATACTTGGCCGGCCAACGTAAAATCTGTGTGGCGGGTAGGATCCACGGACGCGGGCCGCTGGAAAGCGGTCCCGGCCAGGACCGATCCGGCCCGCACACGAAGGAGGAGCGCCGCCATGACCGCGGAAACCGCTCGGGAGCCTCGCACCACCCCCTCGGCGTGTGCGGCGGGAGCGCCCAGCGCCGTACTGGACGGGCCGGTCAGCCACGCGATCAGCCGGGTGTCCCGGCTCCACCGGATCGCGGCGGGCCGCGCCCTGCGCGACCTGGGACTGCACCCGGGGCAGGAGTTCTTGATGATGCACCTGTGGGACACCGGGCCGGTGCGCCAGGCCGAACTGATCAAGGCGGTCGGCCTCGACCCCTCCACGGTGACCAAGATGCTCCAGCGCCTGGAGCACGCCGGCCACGTCCGCCGCCGTCCCGACCCCGCCGACCGGCGCGCCTCCCTCGTCGAGGCCACGGACACCAGCTGCGGGCTGCTCGTCGAGGTACGCCGGGCCTGGGGCGAGCTGGAGCGCCAGACCCTGGCCGGCCTCGACGCGTCCGAACGGACCGAGCTCGCGCGCCTGCTGGGCAAGGTGGAGGGGGCCCTGTGCACGGAGGCCGCCCGGGGCGGCGGCGCCTGCGACGGCGCCGCGCCCGCGGGGACGGACCCCTGCTCCGAGCCGCGCCCGGCCGAGCCGCCGCTCCTCTGACTGCCGGGCCCGGCCCCCCGGCGTACGTTGGAAGTGGTCCCGGGGGCGGCGCGGCAGGAAGGTCAGGCCCATGGCGCAGGCAGCCGATCCCGATCCCGCTCCGGGTTCCGCAACCGCAGGCGGGTCCGGGACTCCGCTCCGTGAACGGGTGGCGGGGATCCCGGACAGCCCGCTCGTCGGGATGTCCCCCTGGATCG
Above is a window of Streptomyces subrutilus DNA encoding:
- a CDS encoding sensor histidine kinase — translated: MLVRALAALRGAQFLLGLVVLPLRGLPERHTGIIVGGYALAAVSAAVMFTLGIRRRTLSPRWIAADVVLAVLYAVVVSRSYPPADAASIGNWVIPPLCGVVVTAAIYGGRYRIPAVAVVVASWVVGAWPALATPSGQELISNTTMMTVFAGVAGLTGSLLLHAAQDADSATARAVAAEHQAARAEERAEQALDFHDSVQVTLDVIAAGTYPAAKNQWLAQREADYLRVLTTSRKHGDRAELATALARMIRDHPAQELIGGGVETRIDVLPTAMGPEVVEAFVKGAREALNNAVKYARTDEICVTAAADGRGGARVAVIDQGIGFDPASRPPGLGTTYSIKRIVDLGGEVVIDSAPGEGTTVELTWTP
- a CDS encoding DNA-binding response regulator is translated as MDPLITIGAIDDDLMGLEGKALWFEVKSNVRVLVTAASVAEFLAADPPPGIVTLDLNLGNGTLPADNVRALVGAGHKVVIVTVVPEKRWIIETTEAGASAYLTSRACNLGKLVDVIRALDRGELPTTAEHAFWLAQDDRPDKPRLTPTESQVLRLVGDGIKQESVGRRLGMARSTVATHLTNIRGKYGDSGLPYAGAADYRDWAKQQELDRDRHDPAKGQAPAPDVEP
- a CDS encoding alpha/beta fold hydrolase is translated as MAAAVVGAAGSPKAWAARSAPSTWTYGIRDTGASAAFPIGAPGYTFDDLLGDALGVPDAYGLPAAHVVGVSMGGWLAQRLAGSAVDRSADPAAASDHRLIEGGDPVRDRLGGITAPTLVPHGTAGPLLPYGQAEAPAREIPGVTLVPPPGMGHRMPPPETWDTVLPALVAHTGARRGTRAGGAQRAG
- a CDS encoding alkene reductase — its product is MTSAFEPVHVAGSTLANRIVLAPMTRSRATEGGLATALVAEYYTQRATAGLIVTEGVQPSVVGQGYPFTPGLHSAEQVAAWRQVTDSVHAAGGRIFAQLMHSGRIGHPSLLPDGLVPVAPSPVAAPGQLFAGDGLKDFVTPHELTDDEIRATITDFAQAARNAVEAGFDGVELHGANGYLIHQFLAPATNLRTDEWGGPTENRIRFAVETVKAVAAAIGAERTGLRVSPGNPYNGISEPDPRPVYEALVKEIDGLGLAYLHVTEFGPEARETTLSLRKRFDGPFVLNPATEGPTDHRALTLIEDGTADLLAFGALFLANPDLPDRLRTEGPYNTPDPATFFGGDARGYTDYPAR
- a CDS encoding MarR family winged helix-turn-helix transcriptional regulator; this translates as MTAETAREPRTTPSACAAGAPSAVLDGPVSHAISRVSRLHRIAAGRALRDLGLHPGQEFLMMHLWDTGPVRQAELIKAVGLDPSTVTKMLQRLEHAGHVRRRPDPADRRASLVEATDTSCGLLVEVRRAWGELERQTLAGLDASERTELARLLGKVEGALCTEAARGGGACDGAAPAGTDPCSEPRPAEPPLL